AACTATCTAATTGTCAGTTATCTAACCACATAGCTATACAAAGTCATTGCAGTTGAAACACTAGCATATAACTCAGCTGATTGATcagtttttaatttatatatacaaataaactacgTTTTCTCCCGTATTAGGTaacgtttttttttttaataaggtaAGGTAAACCCATATTTAGGTAACACTATACAAATACAGAAATTAATGTGTTTAATGGTTGAACCTTGTATCTTCTAATCAGTATCATGCTGATCACTGTGTGTAGCTACATGTTTTATTCGTCTCCCTGAGATTCCTTGGATATGACTGGCTCCCACATGAGAACAAATGAAAAAGACTCCACAACTTGACCTATGACAGAGATTTTCATAACTTGTTATATTTCTGATCTGAACTGAAAGAGATGTGGAAGGATCAATTTGGTTGCTACGTGAGGGGATTCTGAACACTTTAAATACAACCCAATTTGGAAAATAAATCTAACTTCAACCATCATTGCTGAAAATTTGTGAAATTTGCAGAACTACGCTTGCTCGGTGACAAAAAGAAACCAAACTGATAGTGGCAAACCACCTGTGAGAGCTGAAGCTAAGGATGTGGTAAACATGCAAAGCAACAGATCATTctgttttcctttcaattttctaaACTAGCATGCTGATCTTAGCTTATGTTTCAATGTTTTTGTAGGATTCACATTATCTGGTTGGACGTCAAACACCTGTATCAAATTTGTTGAGGAAAGTTGAGCAAGTGAATACAGGAAGTCTTTCCCAACATAGTAGGAAGGTTAGTGGTTAACTGCAGTTTCACTAATCCAAACAGTTCAGCTGAATTAGCTTTCTGCAAAATTAGTTTGAGAACAAGTAGCACTTAGTTCTGTAGAAAGAGTTAGCTGATGCCTTATCACGGAGCATGCTCTTTTATGGATTCATTTTGCATTAGATAATTGGTATCTAGCATCTGGCTTACACTCTGATTTCATCTCCTTTGGTGGAGATACCTTTTTAAGATCTGGATGGTCAACTCAGCATTTAACCTTTTCAGTTTATATTGACACACCTGAATTTGTCTGCATGTCCTATCTCACTGTTTTTCCTCACTTTGTAAATTCCAGGTGACTCATCACGAGTATGAAGTTGAAACCACAATTGGAAGAACAATCACGAAacgaagaaaaacaaaaagcaCAGTCATGTTTGATGTATgtaaaattgaattcttaacaGCATTGCTGGCCGTCATTACCTGATTCCAGTATGTCAGTTACCAGACTGCTGGCCTGCCAATGTATATGATGAGTCTAACTTCTATATTACTGCATTATGAAAGGATCCATCAAAGCACAAGAAAAAAAGGACGCCAAAGGTGAAGACTCCCAAAGAGATTATCGGGGTATGACTCATTCATTCACCTGCTTTCTGTTCACTTTCCATCTTTACCAGATTCCAGTATATCGAAGTTACCACCTTCTGTTATATGTCTATGCCAATGTTTAGATAAGTTTAAACTTTATATTGCTGTATTATGAAAAGTTCCATCAAAGCACTATAAAAAAGAGACCAAAATCAAGATCCCCGGAGACTTTATCAGGATATGAACCATTATTTGATCCTGTTGTGTTTTCACTTCCCATTCATGGTTCTTTGTGCCTTAATCTAAGAAAACTTCACATCTCCTTAATTGGTGTCTTGAAAGCTTAAATAGCTAAAAAAGTAACAAGATACAGACAAATCTCCATACTTGAGCTCAACTTTTTCTAACATCCATTACTTAATTTTGAATGCAGGGTATTAAAAGAGGTCACCCAAAACCTGCAAACATAGGTGATTTGTTCTCAGAAGGATCTCTGAATCCATATGCTGATGATCCCTATGCATTTGATTAAGAGGTACTATTAATCATTCTGATTTCAGAAACCTGAGAAATAAAACTTTATATCTCCTCTTGTCATGCTGTGCTGTACACTATCGATCAATTCCCAGTGCATGCAATAATTTGTGCAAACATTTATTCACTAGTTAGAAGAAAAAATGAAGTTTTATTTGTTCTGATTGCAGAAACCTTTCAGATACCTTCTTCCTTCAATCAGCCTATGCTGCTTTGAATAACCTACAAAGctcttccccccccccccccccgcccccTACGCTCCACCCTTTCTCTGTAAATATGCAGCTATCGATTCAACACCCACAGTTTTCAGCAGACATTTCATATGACTTGATAAAAGagtaattattaatttatgtgCTTTTGCAGCTTTATCAGGAGTATTGTGCATCACATCGTTGTTTAATTCATTGCTTCTATCAGTACCCCTCCCTCATTGATAATACTATACGGCGAAACTCCTAATTATTAACTTTATTCCTTCTCAGGTGAAGATGGTACTACTCTGGATTGTTTATCTGAAGTGAACCTTGACCTGTAAATTCATGCTTGCTGATTCTTTGATGGTAGGCATATATTTGGCTGTTTCATATATAGCAAGGAAATATGATTTCCTTTTCTCGTAAAAATGAAAGAGAGTGTATATCAGTGCAATTAGTATGAGAACAAACCAACTTCATTAGAACTAGATTGGAGAGGAAGTGCATCAGTGTAAAGTCACGAGCTGCTTAGAActacatatattttttgtcaTGTGCTTTATAAACTGTATAAGATTAGCTTTGGTTGTCGGTTTAGCAGGACAAATGGAGATTCCATTAGATTAGTAAGACTAACGCACACAACCATCGCCATCGGCCTTCTTCTCAACATATGCACACGTAAATAGTAATTCCGGGTCTCTCAAATCTCAATACGTCCCAAGGAAACAATAGAATCAGATAACTGATACCCTttagaaagaaacaaaaaatcATACTCCTGCATTCATTTTTACTTCTCTTGTTGCTATACTAAAAATACATCTTCATTTTTAACATATTAGgagaaaaatatctttaattacatattcttcaaattatttttcaagactTAAAATTATACATCAATTAATATAGATATTGTGGTAAACTActcatattaaatattaattttaaaaagcaTACAAAGTCCAAAATTGATACGTAAAAGTGAACAAGGGAGTATAACTCTTGAACGTTGCCATCAGTCAACTAGCTTGCTTTCTAGAGGTGTAATTGAATAAAGTATAGGgccaataagtcataaatgattCCATTTGAGTTACAACACCATTAAGGAAGGGGATATAATATATTccttattaaaaatagatattttatgggAAAATTACACCTAGTAGAccaattgtgaaactatttactCAAAGTGGATCCAATCTAAACTATTTACCCTTAATACACTCATGGCCCAAATTATTTGCCCTCTTACCccacttttttccttttaattccGAGCATGACGTCTTGCTGACGTCAGTATTACTACTCCTCTTTGATACTATCAGagtatatactctgatggtatcaagcagtTTTGCTGAAGCACtatctcttccttcttgatctcatcagagtatatatatactctcatggtatcaaacgTGTATTTATGTCAGTGCCCCCTTCCTtgttcctctttgataccatcagagtataatatactctgatggtatcgaGAAGGAATAAACAGTGCTTCAGCAAAActgtttgataccatcaaaatatattatatactctcatggtatcaaatgCGCGAGATAGTTAAAAACAAAGGATATGAAAGTAATGGGTATCCAATGATAAATAGTTTCCTTTTGgggggtataacaataattatcccatgttttattttattaattcattttAGTAAATTGAGAGAATTTTATtacatttttttcatattatttttagtattaaaTGACAACATAAAGTTGTACTGTAATAGTAATtaaatttagaatttcaaaacattatttaagaagttagtaaaatatatttctaattaAAACTTTTGTTAAAAAATCTGTTAAGTCAACTAAGATAGAGTAATACTTCctccattccatattaagtaattttttgagggatttttcattgtttaaaataattgaattgttcaaagttcaagatagatgtttgaaacttttttcatatttgtcctttcatttattgaagttttatattttctaggagataaatcacactacttgcaaagttatatttatgacttTACAAAGGGCAATAGTGGAaagtatgatttaaattatgtccttgaatgtttttcttaatatgtgcacaaattcacttaatatggaatggagggagtatgaAACAGAGGAAGTACTTAGAAGGAGAAAAGCTTCAAAATCATACACTTTCTTTGattttagactcaaaataataCATATTCTTTTACATGGAGCACTAATAGTCCTCTTTCTTTAATAAAGTGGTGTACTTTTAGTCATAACCCTAAACACCGTTACTTTCTTAGTGGAAGACCCCTCATGTGCATATGACACAATTTTCTGTCCCTCTTAGACATATTTCTCTACAAACATATAAATGTTCTCTTACTTTTCTTCACTCATTCTTCCTCAAATTTTCATAACCTAATTCGCAACTTCATGAGATCAAGTGAGAAAAAGTTTGGTCAAATTGAATCAACAATATGGAGCTTAAGGAGCATACTGTTGATTCGATTTGACCAAACTTTTTCCCACTTGATCTCATGAAGTTGTAAATTAGGTTATGAAAATTTGAGGAAGAATAAGTGAAGAAAAGTAAGAGAACATTCATCTATTTGTAGAGAAATATGTCGAAGAGGGAAAGTAAATCATGTGATATGCATGTGAGGAGTCTTCCGTTAAGAAAATAACGGTGTTTAGGGTTATGACTAAAAGTGCACTACTTTATTAAAGAAAGAGGACTATTAATGCTCCATGtaaaagaatatatattattttgagtctaaaatcaaagaaaatgtaTGAGTTTGGGCCTTTTCTCTGCTTAGAAGTTTGAACCAAACTTCTCCTCTCCCGCATGATTGTTGAAAATTGCATTGCATTGAAGTTTATGCTCCTCTCACCATTTACTCATGCAGACCGACAGGGGCAATTACAGGATAATTTACAATGGTAATGAAAAAAAAGGTTCCCCGTAGATATAATAATACTACTATCACAAATATTTCAATAGCCATGCCTTTTCATTTTTGTCTGCGGCCGCTGAACAGATAGTTTCGATTTAAATGTAGTAGCATATAACATGACTCATGTTCGCTTGTTAGGGAGCACGGGGGTAGTTACGACCTTTAAAAACTACTCCCTTCATTGGATAAaattttgcataattttttaacaaaaaattaaaaaaaatcatcaatgaaatttgaCTAGTATATTtcttattaattctttaatcCTTATCTATTTATCTGTCAATaaattctagaataattaaAGCTTTGGATAAAGATGAAAAAAAGTAATTGATACTTTTTTTGttatcttttaaattaataattatttaggAACTATTATTTTCAGTATACATAACAACTAAATGGACATAGAGGGAGTATTCTCTTTTTCTCACTTCATGTAAAACGAGTACACAACCTTGGAGAGTCGAAGAAGTTTTTCTTTAATTGCAATTTTTTcgtgtcttttaaatattttgaaatgacTAATTATTGTGACTTTTACTTTTATAGTAGGTTTTATGCAGTTTCTAGATacgtaaattttatttttcaaaaatctataCAACTTTAaactgaaaaataaatatttgatctTGGCACTTCTAAGTTGTAATCGTATCACATAAAGTGTGACCGAGGAAGTAGTAATCAAAGGCAAATCATCTCTCGCTTGAAGTGATAAACGGATAATAATGTATCTTCAACCATAGAGAAGCATAATGCCTTTATTATAATTttcacaaaatatatatatatatatatatatatatacactatgtGTGCTAGTGAGGTATACATATGAGCTTTATGAAACATGAAATAGATCTTTGGCTTTGCCTTGTGAAAATAATTGAACGAGTGATCAATAGAGTATAAGTTGTAAAGTGggatatatatgttggccttctCTGAGGTTTGAGTATCATCTACCCTACGGAAACTTTGTACTCCAGTAAATTACTTGATTTGGTACGGTTCCAATCTGTGGTTTTAAGactttttgaatgaattgaagCAATCATGAACCATATAGACGGGTTGCATAATCTTGATCCCACGACTAAATCTCCGATCTCTGAATTATCGAAACGGACTAAGTAAAAGATCCATAGCAAAATTTGAGCAACTTTTGGGGGCATGACTAGTCACTGAATCTGTCTGAATAGGGAGAAGAACTGCCTGAGTAGTCTGAGTCTGAAGGAAGGTATCAGCCAGCATCTGACCAAGATGGACTTGTGCTAGTGTGGTAATGTGCACATAATCCATCCCTACAGGGAGTCCTTTGGCATCAACAGTTCTCACATTTGGAAGATTAACACTCAGTTGAGCTTTTCTAACCTGCTCCATATAAGACCCTATAGATGATGCCAATGCCACCTACACCCACaccaacaaaataaaattagcCAAACGTATTCAAATTTGCCTCAACAAAGGCGTGGATCACTCTTAACTAACACCAATAATGACATTAAAAAAGAGTTGTACAGGATTGaatttgaactcctaaaagcTAAGCTACTCCCTCCGTTCACATTTACTTGTCCACAATATATTTTGTACACCTCTTATTAAAGGATGAAGTGgataagtaaaagtgaacgTGGAAAGTATTTGGTTTGCTGAAAAGGAAAGAGAGGAACCATTCTAGACCCCTTAAATTTTCATGTGGTACAAGAATAGAGACTGACCAGGTCCCTCCCAGAAATTGGAAAAACAAAAGTGATGCTGAAAGTACGAGAGTCAAATCACTTATTTTTGGTGTTAATTcaagaattaataattaatacgggtattatatattaaaaaccAATAAAACGTACTTTAACttgcaacttttttttttaaccaaaaaaaaaaattgcaactttttataattaaaagaaattactgagagttaaataaaaaaaactttttcatcCCAAAACacagaataatatatttttgccAACTATTATAATTTGAATGACTAAAGATATTTATTTACCTGAATCACAGGCAATGTAGGTGACTGTAGATCACGGAGCACATTCTTGAATAATCTCTTCAATCTAAATCTGTACAATTTGGCATCCTCAAGTGTCTCTGTATCACTCTCACCTTGGTACCACAGCAAAGCTTGAAGTTTCCCACCTCCTTGCAAAGCAGCTTCTGTTCTCCTTATCATATGATTATACAGAACACCCCCACGAGCCCACTCACTGATATTTGTTCCACCAATAGCACAAGGCACCAAACCAATCACTCCAATACTTGGATCTCTTTTCAGAACTGAATTGGCAAATGACATACCTGGCCCAACTCCACAAACTTTACCCAAATCTATGTCTTGGTGAAGTGGTTCTTGAGCCTCAACCCATTGAAATCCTGCATTCAGCCTAAGGATGTTTGGGTTGGATTGACATTCTGGTGGAATAACACCATCCCATGTCTCATTAACCAGGCCATTTTGTCCATGATTAATGACACCGCCACGGCCGGACATGTTGCTTTGTCCGGCTAATATGAATATGTTTTGAACCTGTGAAGTTGAAACATTTGCTAGATCTGCTGTATTCACCCACCTGATGTGTGTTAGAAGTATTAACCAAAGAAAGGGAATCATTGTTCTCTTGAAATTGAGGCAAACTTGTGACATTAAGCAAGTGATCTGGCCATAAGAAAGAATATAGAAAGGGCAAGGTGGAGTGTGAAAAGGTGAGAGGAGGTTTCTGCCTACTGGCCCATTCTTTAAGCAAAGAtgtgttgatttctttatgGAAAATTGTGCGGATAATCAAACATATATTtgttaattagctaacataattataatttgaattaattatgattCACGATAAATATCTAgttgtaattacagtttgaatttgtataattctcgcgattatacagttgagttatgtataattcgcgcgatttatGTAAACGATGTGTGCGAATCGAATCGGTatttgaaatatacaaacactacaaattgtaCAAACGTTGGACATGAAttatatagtgaaatatacaaacattatacaaaaattataaattttatagcgaattatacaaacgtatacaaaTGCTGCATGAATTAGACAAACActgctataactatagctacgaattgtaattagcaaactatagttatggagcataattaagatatttttgagtggcTATATGCGAAAATTGTCCATTTAATTATTACAACTGTATTTTaggattatttttaaaaaaaatccaaacCTTCTACTTTAATTATCAGTTGTTGAATAAGACTAGGAGACAAACTATTTGGTTGTTCAAGTTTCCACATCTAAGCATATGTCAATTCCACCCATTAATCTACTACTACTGTTTTCATGGACACTTTATATCATCATTGTCCTTAATGATCACTTCATTTCCATATCCTTGTGTTAAAAAGTGACTCATAACATTGGTCTAGTTGTCTTTTCCCTCCTTTTAAAGAAGGCAACAAAAGGAAAGGCAACATATGCACAATTACTGTTATCCACAGCAGTTGGGATTAGATGCCCCTCCAAATCCCCCAAAAAGAGATTGCGACTATACTAGCAATTCTTATccccaaaaatgaaaaaaaaaataataaccatCTTTTATCTTATGGTCACTAACTTTACCAATCCTCGAAGGAAAAGAATATATTAGATAGAAACAAGATTGTAAGGGCAGATCAGTACACAAAGCATTCCGTATTAGGGTCTGAGAAAAAGATGCACTTCAAAGAGTGTGATGTAGACCAACTATCCTAATGCAAGCATTAATGACTGCTTCCacctattttaaaattaaaagaaaaagtttCTCCACCTATTCAAAGCATTCAATTGGAAGTAAACAGCAAATGAGAAATTCTAGAAAACACATATTACTTGCACGAGCAAAATGGAAATAGAAAAGTAAAGCAAATGCAATCTACTGCTGCAACATTTACAACTGTAACACTACAAAATACAAATAcagaagcattttattatccACGAAGCAGTCTAACGAATCACAAATATATTCCACCGCAAAAGAAAATAATTCTCATGCCAGATAACGAAGATTTGaacatttttttcttcagaAGATTCCAAACAATTACTATCCACAAACAGAACACACCACCTAATTAACCAGAAAATCATGCATTACTTTCAAAAATCTGCAGTACATCTTCATCTTACTGTTAGAACAAAACAAAAATACTAGATGCAACCATATTGAAATATTTGGTACAATGAAGCCATGATCTGATGGATAATCGAAGTCGATTGAATCTCAGTTCTCAAGTAGTCCTGCATCTATAGGCTGATAACAGATACTTCTAGAATTCAACACTAGAAAAAAAGACACTTCAATGAAGAACAATATGCGTATGAATAATAAACACAGAACTATTTGAATATAGCAACAAAATGAATCGCATAACAGTACTGGGATCAATTCAAGGCCAGCAACAGCAGCATGGTCCAAACAGAGAGTAAAACGATAACTTGAATCAATAGCTCCGTAACACTGCAGAGTTTGAGCCtcttattcttcaatttctcCTTCACTATCTCCATCTTCAATTCCACCACCTCTTTCAAATTCTCTTCATTCTGAAattatcaaaaatcaaaaacttCAACAACAAAAATGACGAtctatttatcatataatcaaatgcatttaaaacagaATGAAACGAAAAGAGATTGAATACCTTGTTTTGGTTAAGATTCGCATAATTGAGAGTAGTATTTTTCAGGGATGAGATGAGAATTGCAGATTTAGCACATTGAATTGCGACTTTTGGCTTGAGAACCTCAGCTGTTTTTCTTGCACTTGTGATTTCCTCCATTTTTCTCTCTGTTTTCGCGCTCTCTGCTGCTTTTCCAATGAGTTCGATTCGAATGGAAGGGGCGGAGAAAGTGTTCTGGTTCACGCCAACTTTAGGATTGTAAAAAGTATTTTTCCCTCGCAAAAGGTGTATATATTGTGAAAATTGCATTTTTCTTGTGTCTTCGAAatatttgaaactaaaatttgcgttaaaacttaaatatttttttataatatccGAATATTATTGGTCGTCAAATTTGAGTGATCGTAAAtactttttacattttttttttctggatAAAAAATCACGTTTGATCATAACGGAAAAATTCGAGAATTTGAAAAACATCAAAAAGTTatgttttcacttctttcaccTCAAATCACttacaaaaattcaaaaacaattTCAATCTAAGCTATCAAAAAGTTatgttttcacttctttcactCCAAATCACttacaaaaattcaaaaacaattTCAATCTAAGCTATGAATCTGCTCGTGAGCGTAAGTCGGAAAGACAAAAAGCATAAGCTGCAATAATAAGAATCTAGTGAAGCAGCTAGAGTGTATACGAATGAATTGGAAAAGCCAACAGAAGTACCCGTTTCATGCTCTTAGATTATTATGTATGAATGAATTGGGAAAGCCAACAGAATGATTTGATTCTTGATTATGCTCACGAGCAAAATCTTAACTTAATTTGATTATATCTTTACACTCACGCccttgaatttaaattttcatcATTGTGGTGTTATTATGTTTTTACACAACTTAATACGGAAAATGACCAAAAGTACCTCTATGATATGAAAAACGGTTCACAAATACCCTACATCAATCCATTGGTTTAAAAATACCtctaaacaattttttttggcTCAATATTATCTCTCAAACTAGCACCCTAAATCTTATagctttttttcaatttaaaattgaatgaaaattatTTGCACATCCAACTTTGctttaaaaatcaaaacttaCATACATATTGATCCGATCACGTTCAATCATTTCAAAAGAACAATCATCAAAACCAGAAATTGAGAGCTTTATAAGAGAGAAGCAGATAGTCAGACATcagtaaagaaaaaagaa
This region of Solanum dulcamara chromosome 9, daSolDulc1.2, whole genome shotgun sequence genomic DNA includes:
- the LOC129902988 gene encoding probable carbohydrate esterase At4g34215, whose translation is MSQVCLNFKRTMIPFLWLILLTHIRWVNTADLANVSTSQVQNIFILAGQSNMSGRGGVINHGQNGLVNETWDGVIPPECQSNPNILRLNAGFQWVEAQEPLHQDIDLGKVCGVGPGMSFANSVLKRDPSIGVIGLVPCAIGGTNISEWARGGVLYNHMIRRTEAALQGGGKLQALLWYQGESDTETLEDAKLYRFRLKRLFKNVLRDLQSPTLPVIQVALASSIGSYMEQVRKAQLSVNLPNVRTVDAKGLPVGMDYVHITTLAQVHLGQMLADTFLQTQTTQAVLLPIQTDSVTSHAPKSCSNFAMDLLLSPFR
- the LOC129903982 gene encoding uncharacterized protein LOC129903982 gives rise to the protein MQFSQYIHLLRGKNTFYNPKVGVNQNTFSAPSIRIELIGKAAESAKTERKMEEITSARKTAEVLKPKVAIQCAKSAILISSLKNTTLNYANLNQNKNEENLKEVVELKMEIVKEKLKNKRLKLCSVTELLIQVIVLLSVWTMLLLLALN